A section of the Jannaschia sp. S6380 genome encodes:
- a CDS encoding cobalt-precorrin-5B (C(1))-methyltransferase produces MSKAEPLRRGWTTGACATAACKAALTGLWGGDVPERVTITLPRGETPAFAVAEATRGDGWVEAGIVKDAGDDPDVTHGAMIRVRVAASAGGIVFRAGEGVGRVTKPGLPIGVGEPAINPVPRAMMDEVVAELAARHACAPDVQVTVSVPGGAALAAKTWNPRLGIEGGLSILGTTGIVRPFSCAAWIASIHRGVDVARASGLIHVAGCTGATSERVVQALHGLPDHAMLDMGDFAGGMLKYLARHPVPRVTVGGGIGKVSKLAQGAVDLHSGRSQVDFARLSDLAGTDLTTCNTALEAVGRVPELAGRVATEARTRVRSMIEAEVDIVVIDRAGAILAHAR; encoded by the coding sequence ATGAGCAAGGCCGAACCCCTCCGCCGTGGCTGGACCACGGGCGCCTGTGCGACGGCGGCCTGCAAGGCGGCGCTGACGGGCCTGTGGGGCGGCGACGTGCCGGAGCGTGTGACGATCACGTTGCCCCGGGGCGAGACGCCGGCCTTCGCGGTGGCGGAGGCGACGCGCGGCGACGGTTGGGTCGAGGCGGGCATCGTCAAGGATGCGGGCGACGACCCCGACGTGACGCATGGCGCGATGATCCGCGTGCGGGTCGCGGCATCGGCGGGTGGCATTGTGTTCCGCGCGGGCGAAGGCGTGGGACGCGTGACGAAGCCCGGACTGCCGATCGGGGTGGGGGAGCCCGCGATCAATCCCGTGCCCCGCGCGATGATGGACGAGGTGGTGGCGGAACTGGCCGCCCGGCACGCATGCGCGCCGGATGTGCAGGTCACGGTCTCGGTCCCGGGCGGTGCGGCGCTTGCGGCGAAGACGTGGAACCCGCGATTGGGGATCGAAGGGGGGCTGTCGATCCTGGGGACGACGGGGATCGTGCGTCCATTCTCCTGCGCGGCCTGGATCGCGTCGATCCACCGGGGCGTGGACGTGGCGCGGGCCAGCGGCCTGATCCATGTCGCGGGCTGCACGGGTGCGACGAGCGAACGCGTGGTGCAGGCGCTGCACGGGCTGCCGGATCACGCGATGCTGGACATGGGCGACTTCGCGGGGGGGATGCTGAAATACCTCGCGCGCCATCCGGTCCCGCGCGTGACCGTCGGTGGCGGCATCGGCAAGGTGTCGAAGCTGGCGCAGGGGGCCGTCGACCTGCATTCCGGGCGCAGCCAGGTGGACTTCGCGCGCCTGTCGGATTTGGCGGGCACGGATCTGACGACCTGCAATACGGCGCTGGAAGCGGTCGGACGGGTGCCGGAGCTGGCCGGACGCGTCGCAACGGAGGCGCGGACGCGAGTGCGTTCGATGATCGAGGCGGAGGTCGACATCGTGGTGATCGACCGGGCCGGAGCGATCCTGGCGCATGCCCGGTAG
- a CDS encoding precorrin-6A/cobalt-precorrin-6A reductase gives MPGSVLILAGTGLARRLCARVADCDVLASLAGVTEVPADLAVPVRTGGFGGEAGFRAALGGIAAVLDATHPFAVRISGRTARVCAEMGLPLLRLEAPPWPDDPSWHRYANADAVANALPAGARVFLSTGPGSLDPFLGRGFDLFCRRIDPAPAREGVHWIVGRPPFATPDERALFASLRITDLVTKDSGGARAKLDAAAELGVAVHVIDRPPPGAVTCETTDDLDRAEAFVRAHAAGRPPGGADHPR, from the coding sequence ATGCCCGGTAGCGTGCTGATCCTGGCCGGGACGGGGCTGGCCAGGCGGCTCTGCGCGCGGGTGGCGGACTGCGATGTGCTGGCCTCGCTGGCGGGTGTGACGGAGGTGCCCGCGGATCTGGCCGTCCCGGTGCGAACGGGTGGATTCGGGGGCGAGGCGGGCTTTCGCGCGGCCCTGGGCGGGATCGCGGCGGTGCTGGACGCGACCCATCCCTTCGCCGTGCGGATCAGCGGCCGGACGGCGCGCGTCTGCGCCGAAATGGGCCTGCCGCTGCTGCGGTTGGAGGCGCCGCCCTGGCCGGACGACCCGTCCTGGCACCGATATGCGAATGCCGACGCGGTGGCGAACGCCTTGCCGGCCGGCGCGCGGGTCTTCCTGTCCACAGGGCCCGGCTCGCTCGACCCGTTTCTCGGCCGCGGGTTCGACCTGTTCTGTCGCCGGATCGACCCGGCCCCGGCGCGGGAGGGGGTGCACTGGATCGTCGGGCGCCCGCCTTTCGCCACGCCGGACGAGCGCGCACTGTTCGCAAGCCTTCGCATCACCGATCTGGTCACCAAGGATTCCGGCGGGGCGCGGGCCAAGCTGGACGCGGCGGCGGAACTCGGGGTAGCGGTCCATGTGATCGACCGGCCCCCGCCGGGCGCCGTGACTTGCGAGACGACCGATGACCTCGACCGCGCCGAAGCCTTCGTTCGCGCCCATGCCGCAGGGCGACCACCCGGCGGGGCGGATCATCCACGGTGA
- a CDS encoding DNA-3-methyladenine glycosylase 2 family protein: MPQGDHPAGRIIHGDACVAEGAAWLAARDPRFAEALRLTGPLPLRRRADGFPALLGAIVSQQVSVASANAIVARCEAANLHDPAVVRAAAEAEMRACGLSRQKIRYTRALAEADIDFDALRHATTAEVVETLTQVPGIGRWTAEIYAMFSLGHADVFAPNDLALQEGARLLFDLPERPKEKALRQLSEDWSPWRAVAARLLWAYYAHAKSREGIR, encoded by the coding sequence ATGCCGCAGGGCGACCACCCGGCGGGGCGGATCATCCACGGTGACGCCTGCGTCGCGGAAGGGGCCGCGTGGCTGGCCGCGCGGGATCCGCGCTTCGCCGAGGCGCTCCGCCTGACCGGACCGCTGCCGCTGCGGCGCCGGGCCGACGGATTCCCTGCGCTTCTGGGCGCCATCGTCAGCCAGCAGGTCAGCGTCGCCTCCGCCAACGCGATCGTCGCGCGGTGCGAGGCGGCGAACCTGCACGACCCCGCCGTGGTCCGCGCCGCGGCCGAGGCGGAGATGCGCGCCTGTGGCCTGTCGCGACAGAAGATCCGGTACACCCGTGCCCTGGCCGAGGCGGACATCGACTTCGACGCGCTGCGCCATGCGACCACCGCCGAGGTGGTGGAGACGTTGACGCAAGTGCCCGGCATCGGCCGGTGGACGGCTGAGATCTACGCGATGTTCAGCCTGGGCCACGCCGATGTCTTCGCGCCCAACGACCTGGCCCTGCAGGAAGGCGCGCGGCTTCTGTTCGACCTGCCCGAGCGGCCGAAGGAGAAGGCGCTGCGGCAGCTGTCCGAAGACTGGTCGCCCTGGCGTGCGGTTGCGGCGCGGCTGCTCTGGGCCTACTACGCGCATGCCAAATCGCGGGAGGGCATCCGGTGA
- a CDS encoding alpha/beta fold hydrolase — protein sequence MNHERRGPKAPKRLVIFLHGYGANAADLIGLADPLTPHMPDTAFVAPDAPEALPGMPGGFQWFPIPWIDGSSEEAAMAGMDRAVDDLNAWLDEIVAAEGVTPAQTVLFGFSQGTMMALHVAPRRDAPFAGLVCFSGRMLKPEDAAEETVSRMPVLLVHGDADEVVPVQSLPEAAEALEGAGFDRVYAHVMKGTGHGIAPDGLQVALAFMRDVFGIE from the coding sequence TTGAACCATGAACGCCGGGGGCCGAAGGCGCCGAAACGGCTGGTGATCTTCCTCCACGGCTACGGCGCCAATGCGGCCGACCTGATCGGCCTGGCCGATCCGTTGACGCCGCACATGCCCGACACGGCGTTCGTGGCCCCCGACGCGCCCGAGGCGCTGCCCGGAATGCCCGGGGGGTTCCAGTGGTTCCCGATCCCCTGGATCGACGGATCCAGCGAGGAGGCCGCGATGGCGGGCATGGATCGCGCGGTCGACGACCTGAACGCCTGGCTGGACGAGATCGTGGCTGCCGAAGGGGTCACGCCCGCGCAGACGGTCCTGTTCGGATTCAGCCAGGGCACGATGATGGCGCTGCATGTCGCCCCCCGCAGGGACGCGCCCTTCGCTGGTCTCGTCTGCTTCTCCGGCCGGATGCTCAAGCCCGAGGACGCCGCCGAGGAGACCGTGTCGCGCATGCCGGTTCTGCTGGTCCACGGCGACGCGGATGAGGTCGTGCCGGTCCAATCGCTACCCGAGGCCGCGGAGGCGCTGGAAGGCGCGGGGTTCGATCGGGTCTATGCGCATGTGATGAAGGGCACCGGCCACGGTATCGCGCCTGACGGGTTGCAGGTCGCTCTGGCCTTCATGCGGGACGTCTTCGGCATCGAATAG
- a CDS encoding HNH endonuclease: MSALNAIQDPDFRMEFTRDPAGLRHFPALVLNADYRPLSYYPLSLWPWQDAVKAAFLDRVTIVSEYEEVVRSPTTTIRIPSVVVLKDYIKPQKRVAFTRFNLFLRDEFCCQYCGSRGDLTFDHVVPRARGGITSWENVVAACGRCNLKKGSRSLKQVGFTLRRAPRRPGSAELMNQGRKFPPNHLHESWMDFLYWDAELEA; the protein is encoded by the coding sequence ATGAGCGCCTTGAATGCGATCCAAGATCCCGATTTCCGGATGGAATTCACCCGCGATCCGGCGGGGCTGCGGCATTTCCCGGCACTGGTGCTGAACGCCGACTACCGGCCGCTGTCCTACTACCCGCTGTCGCTCTGGCCATGGCAGGACGCGGTGAAGGCCGCGTTTCTCGACCGCGTGACCATCGTCAGCGAATACGAGGAGGTCGTCCGCTCGCCCACGACGACGATCCGGATCCCGTCGGTCGTGGTCCTGAAGGACTACATCAAGCCGCAAAAGCGGGTCGCGTTCACGCGCTTCAACCTGTTCCTACGGGACGAGTTCTGCTGTCAGTATTGCGGCTCGCGGGGGGACCTGACCTTCGATCATGTCGTGCCCCGCGCCCGCGGCGGCATCACGTCGTGGGAGAACGTCGTCGCCGCCTGCGGGCGGTGCAACCTGAAGAAGGGATCGCGGTCTCTGAAACAGGTCGGCTTCACCCTGCGCCGCGCCCCGCGTCGCCCCGGATCGGCCGAGCTGATGAACCAGGGTCGCAAGTTCCCGCCGAACCACCTGCACGAAAGCTGGATGGATTTCCTCTATTGGGATGCCGAGCTGGAGGCGTGA
- a CDS encoding sodium:proton antiporter, translated as MNLLHVASLLLVLAAAFGAINYLFLKLPSAIGILIVALAASFGIMMLDLVAPGLGVADNIRAVVLNIEFSDALLEGMLGLLLFAGALHVKVADLRREWMLVLLMATLGVGLSTIIAGVGFSWITGAPLLIALVFGSLISPTDPVAVLGVLRAANLPRTLETKIAGESLFNDGVGYVVFLVLVGIAFPTGDAHGAGLSDAARLFVREAFGGAALGGALGWLTFRIMRRIDDPPLEVLITLALAFGGYQLAVWLHVSAPIMAVVAGLLIGDVGSKYGMSDDTRAHVDTFWTLVDEILNAVLFLLIGVEVFAVAFEASFVVAGLAAIALHLLARFAAVFVPVQLLKPFSPEFEDGITRIMTWGGLKGGISVALVLALPDNEWKPLMLTCTYFVVLFSIIVQGLTVARLATRVGGEPELM; from the coding sequence ATGAACCTGCTGCATGTCGCCTCGCTCCTCCTCGTCCTCGCGGCGGCGTTCGGGGCAATCAACTACCTGTTCCTCAAGCTGCCATCGGCGATCGGCATCCTGATCGTGGCACTGGCGGCCAGCTTCGGGATCATGATGCTCGACCTGGTGGCGCCCGGACTGGGGGTGGCCGACAACATCCGCGCCGTCGTCCTGAACATCGAATTCTCCGACGCCCTGCTGGAGGGGATGCTGGGCCTGCTGCTGTTCGCGGGCGCGCTGCATGTCAAGGTGGCCGACCTGAGGCGCGAATGGATGCTGGTGCTGCTTATGGCGACACTGGGGGTGGGCCTGTCGACGATCATCGCCGGCGTCGGGTTCAGCTGGATCACCGGGGCCCCGCTTCTGATCGCGCTGGTCTTCGGATCGCTAATCTCGCCCACCGATCCGGTCGCGGTGCTGGGCGTGCTGCGCGCGGCCAACCTGCCCCGGACGCTGGAGACGAAGATCGCGGGCGAGTCGCTCTTCAATGACGGCGTCGGATATGTCGTGTTTCTGGTCCTGGTCGGCATCGCCTTTCCGACCGGCGACGCGCATGGCGCCGGCCTGTCGGACGCCGCCCGCCTCTTCGTGCGGGAAGCGTTCGGCGGTGCCGCGCTGGGCGGCGCGCTGGGCTGGCTGACGTTCCGCATCATGCGCCGCATCGACGACCCGCCGCTGGAGGTGCTGATCACGCTGGCCCTGGCGTTCGGGGGCTACCAGCTCGCGGTCTGGTTGCATGTCTCGGCGCCTATAATGGCGGTCGTGGCGGGCCTGCTGATCGGCGATGTCGGCAGCAAGTACGGCATGTCCGACGACACCCGGGCCCATGTCGACACGTTCTGGACCCTGGTCGACGAGATCCTGAATGCCGTCCTGTTCCTGCTGATCGGGGTGGAGGTCTTCGCCGTCGCCTTCGAGGCCAGCTTCGTGGTCGCCGGCCTCGCCGCGATCGCCCTGCACCTGCTGGCGCGCTTCGCCGCGGTCTTCGTGCCGGTCCAACTGCTCAAGCCGTTCTCGCCCGAGTTCGAGGACGGCATCACCCGCATCATGACCTGGGGCGGATTGAAGGGCGGCATATCGGTCGCGCTCGTGCTGGCCCTGCCGGACAACGAATGGAAGCCGCTGATGTTGACCTGCACCTATTTCGTGGTCCTGTTCTCGATCATCGTTCAGGGCCTGACGGTCGCGCGCCTGGCAACGCGCGTGGGTGGCGAGCCGGAACTGATGTGA
- a CDS encoding cupin domain-containing protein: protein MTAERIIDHLRLTPHPEGGWYRQTWAGPSGPGGRPVGTAIHFLLRAGERSHWHRVDATEIWFWQAGAPLILSQAADAAGPVRSTTLGGDPLNHALQGTVPAGHWQTARGTGDWTLVSCTVTPGFTFDGFELADPDFDIPT from the coding sequence ATGACCGCCGAACGCATCATCGACCATCTTCGTCTGACACCGCATCCCGAAGGCGGATGGTATCGGCAGACATGGGCCGGTCCATCCGGCCCCGGCGGGCGCCCCGTCGGGACCGCCATACATTTCCTGCTCCGTGCGGGGGAGCGCAGCCATTGGCACCGTGTCGACGCGACCGAAATCTGGTTCTGGCAAGCCGGCGCCCCGCTCATCCTGTCGCAGGCGGCCGACGCGGCGGGTCCGGTCCGGTCAACGACGCTGGGGGGCGACCCGCTGAACCATGCGCTGCAGGGGACCGTGCCCGCGGGTCATTGGCAGACGGCGCGCGGCACGGGGGACTGGACATTGGTCAGTTGCACCGTCACTCCGGGCTTCACCTTCGACGGGTTCGAACTGGCGGACCCGGATTTCGACATCCCTACGTGA
- a CDS encoding DMT family transporter gives MTLTQPRADRPALGMLLMVGFCCLAPMSDATAKLLARDFPVLQLVLVRFAVQVVVLTPIVSITARGWSMSRLGWQLTALRAALQVAGIWLMVTGLTYLPLADALAIAFVMPFILLLLGHFLLGEAVGRRRLTACAIGFVGTLMVMQPSFVAVGWPVLYPLGVAFVFAAFMLVTRRIADEADPIAMQAASGGLATLVLGLAYATLPAVGTLAVAPVSGHLPLLLLMGGLGTVAHLLMTWSLRHAPASTLAPMQYLEIPVAALIGLLIFGDFPNPLAMAGIGVTVATGLYILWRERGPA, from the coding sequence TTGACCCTGACGCAACCCCGCGCCGACCGACCGGCGCTGGGCATGCTGCTGATGGTGGGCTTCTGTTGCCTGGCCCCCATGTCGGATGCGACGGCAAAGCTGCTGGCCCGCGATTTCCCCGTCCTCCAACTCGTACTCGTGCGTTTCGCCGTGCAGGTCGTCGTGCTTACCCCGATCGTCTCGATCACGGCGCGCGGCTGGTCGATGTCGCGGCTGGGTTGGCAATTGACCGCGTTGCGCGCCGCGCTGCAGGTCGCGGGCATCTGGCTGATGGTGACGGGGCTGACGTATCTGCCGCTGGCCGACGCACTGGCCATCGCATTCGTCATGCCGTTCATCCTCCTGCTGCTGGGACACTTCCTGCTGGGGGAGGCCGTCGGACGACGACGCCTGACGGCCTGCGCCATCGGCTTCGTCGGCACGCTGATGGTGATGCAGCCCAGCTTCGTCGCCGTGGGCTGGCCGGTGCTGTACCCGCTGGGCGTGGCCTTCGTGTTCGCCGCCTTCATGCTCGTCACCCGTCGTATCGCGGACGAGGCGGATCCGATCGCCATGCAGGCCGCGTCGGGCGGGTTGGCGACCCTCGTGCTGGGCCTGGCCTACGCGACCCTGCCCGCCGTTGGCACGCTGGCCGTCGCGCCGGTATCGGGGCATCTGCCGCTGCTGCTGTTGATGGGTGGGCTCGGGACCGTGGCGCATCTGTTGATGACCTGGTCGCTGCGCCATGCGCCGGCCTCGACCCTGGCCCCGATGCAGTATCTGGAAATTCCCGTGGCCGCCCTGATCGGCCTGCTGATCTTCGGCGACTTTCCGAACCCGCTGGCCATGGCCGGGATCGGCGTGACCGTCGCCACGGGGCTCTACATCCTCTGGCGCGAAAGGGGTCCGGCATGA
- a CDS encoding ATP-binding protein: MMHAPTLKDRQFRRQVADFLAIEQEQAPDRPLRLILIAAAIVLMLVYDGSPWVALIAPIYFISDLTYVRHVGRVARAAQVTRGMLMGLLAHHGVTIAAFTGFAVVNAFWPTVTGSRAAALLIFGQALNCIGYDTRSQDAARIGVVIVALGAQLTTFGVGFVNGMEMGDRIFLHVAVTLITVYFAQVVLTTAATRARLSARTEELVHAQKGEAVGRLTSGIAHDFNNLLTVMRGNIDLLGEVPAAERDPLLREIGDATERGGHLVSQLLAASRRAPSDTRMLDLAPFLEGFARFARRVLPANVVLTVEAEAPLGLRTDPSQFEAAMLNLIVNARDAMVEGGTITLRAVEIASPAAPSDTGPWIMITVADDGPGMEPAVLARATEPFVTTKPPGQGSGLGLAMVTDFARRAGGTFELESAPGVGTTARLRLPT; encoded by the coding sequence ATGATGCACGCCCCTACTCTGAAGGACAGACAGTTCCGCCGCCAGGTCGCCGACTTCCTCGCCATCGAGCAGGAGCAGGCGCCCGACCGGCCCCTGCGCCTGATCCTGATCGCGGCCGCCATCGTCCTGATGCTGGTCTATGACGGCTCGCCCTGGGTCGCGCTGATCGCCCCGATCTATTTCATCTCCGACCTGACCTACGTGCGCCATGTCGGCCGCGTGGCGCGCGCCGCGCAGGTGACGCGCGGCATGCTGATGGGCCTGCTGGCCCATCATGGCGTCACCATCGCCGCATTCACGGGTTTCGCCGTGGTCAACGCCTTCTGGCCCACGGTCACGGGATCGCGGGCGGCGGCACTGCTGATCTTCGGGCAGGCGCTGAACTGCATCGGCTACGACACGCGGTCGCAGGACGCCGCCCGGATCGGCGTCGTCATCGTCGCACTGGGCGCGCAGCTGACGACCTTCGGCGTCGGCTTCGTCAACGGGATGGAGATGGGCGACCGTATCTTCCTGCATGTGGCCGTGACACTAATCACGGTCTATTTCGCCCAAGTCGTCCTGACGACCGCCGCCACGCGGGCGCGCCTTTCGGCCCGGACCGAAGAGCTGGTGCATGCCCAGAAGGGCGAGGCCGTGGGCCGGCTGACCAGCGGGATCGCGCATGACTTCAACAACCTGCTGACCGTCATGCGGGGCAACATCGACCTTCTGGGCGAGGTGCCCGCCGCCGAACGCGACCCGCTCCTGCGCGAGATCGGCGATGCGACGGAACGCGGCGGACATCTTGTCAGTCAGCTGCTGGCGGCCAGCCGCAGGGCGCCCAGCGACACGCGGATGCTGGACCTCGCACCGTTCCTGGAAGGGTTCGCCCGTTTCGCCCGCCGGGTCCTGCCGGCCAATGTCGTCCTGACGGTCGAGGCCGAAGCACCCCTCGGCCTGCGCACCGACCCGTCGCAGTTCGAGGCGGCGATGCTGAACCTGATCGTCAACGCGCGCGACGCGATGGTCGAAGGCGGGACGATCACACTGCGCGCGGTCGAGATCGCCTCGCCCGCGGCGCCGTCGGATACGGGACCCTGGATCATGATCACGGTCGCCGATGACGGCCCGGGGATGGAGCCCGCGGTTCTGGCGCGTGCCACCGAGCCCTTCGTGACGACAAAGCCGCCGGGCCAGGGATCGGGCCTCGGGCTGGCCATGGTCACCGATTTCGCCCGCCGTGCCGGCGGCACGTTCGAACTGGAAAGCGCCCCGGGCGTCGGGACCACGGCGCGTCTGCGCCTGCCCACTTGA
- the eno gene encoding phosphopyruvate hydratase, with product MFAITDIHAREILDSRGNPAVEVDVLLEDGTMGRAAVPSGASTGAYEAVEKRDGDKSRYKGKGVRDAVAAVNGEIAEMLLDFDATEQEAIDGAMIELDGTDNKSRLGANAILGVSLAVAKAAADASALPLYRYVGGTSARVLPVPMMNIVNGGEHADNPIDIQEFMIMPVAAESIAEAVRMGSEVFHTLKGELSAAGLSTGIGDEGGFAPNLSSTRDALDFILKAIEKAGYTPGDEMMLALDCAATEYYRDGAYNLAGEGKTLSSDENIDYLAALVRDYPILSIEDGMAEDDWEGWVGLTQAMGDKVQLVGDDLFVTNPARLSDGIEKGAANSLLVKVNQIGTLSETLEAVGLAHRNRMTCVMSHRSGETEDATIADLAVATNCGQIKTGSLARSDRLAKYNQLIRIEEALGETAVYAGRSILRG from the coding sequence ATGTTTGCGATCACCGACATCCACGCCCGCGAAATTCTCGACAGCCGCGGCAACCCGGCCGTCGAAGTGGACGTTTTGCTGGAAGATGGCACGATGGGTCGTGCGGCGGTGCCCTCGGGCGCCAGCACCGGCGCCTACGAGGCGGTAGAGAAACGCGACGGCGACAAGTCCCGCTACAAGGGCAAGGGCGTGCGCGATGCGGTGGCCGCGGTGAACGGCGAGATCGCCGAGATGCTCCTTGATTTCGACGCGACCGAACAGGAAGCCATCGACGGCGCAATGATCGAGCTGGACGGGACGGACAACAAGTCCCGGCTGGGCGCGAATGCGATACTCGGCGTCAGCCTCGCGGTCGCCAAGGCCGCCGCCGATGCAAGCGCCCTGCCCCTCTATCGCTACGTCGGCGGCACCTCGGCGCGGGTCCTGCCGGTGCCGATGATGAACATCGTGAACGGCGGCGAACATGCCGATAACCCGATCGACATCCAGGAATTCATGATCATGCCGGTCGCCGCCGAATCCATCGCCGAGGCGGTCCGCATGGGGTCAGAGGTCTTCCACACCCTCAAGGGCGAGTTGTCGGCCGCGGGCCTGTCCACCGGGATCGGCGACGAAGGCGGGTTCGCCCCGAACCTCAGCAGCACGCGTGACGCGCTCGACTTCATCCTGAAGGCGATCGAGAAGGCGGGCTATACGCCGGGCGACGAGATGATGCTGGCCCTAGACTGCGCGGCCACCGAATACTACCGCGACGGCGCCTATAATCTGGCTGGCGAAGGCAAGACGCTGTCTTCGGACGAGAATATCGACTATCTTGCCGCCCTCGTACGCGACTATCCGATCCTGTCGATCGAAGACGGCATGGCCGAGGACGACTGGGAAGGCTGGGTGGGCCTGACGCAAGCCATGGGCGACAAGGTGCAGTTGGTGGGCGACGATCTGTTCGTGACCAATCCGGCGCGCCTATCGGACGGGATCGAGAAGGGCGCGGCGAATTCCCTGCTTGTCAAGGTCAATCAGATCGGCACCCTGTCCGAGACGCTGGAGGCGGTCGGCCTGGCGCATCGCAACCGCATGACCTGCGTGATGTCGCATCGCTCCGGCGAGACCGAAGACGCCACCATCGCCGACCTCGCCGTGGCCACGAATTGCGGGCAGATCAAGACCGGCAGCCTGGCCCGTTCGGACCGGCTGGCCAAGTACAATCAGCTTATTCGCATCGAAGAGGCGCTGGGCGAGACGGCGGTCTATGCGGGGCGTTCGATCCTGCGCGGGTGA
- a CDS encoding DMT family transporter: protein MSAATDSLKGAALMVAAMACFTVEDALIKGLSGAFAPAQIVWMLGLGGAVAFVAWLTVSGQGIWSPHYLRPRVLARTGFEVFGSCCFISALALIPLSLASAVIQATPLVVAMGAAVFLGATVGWRRWAAIGFGFAGVLLIIRPGAAGFEPAVLLAVAGMLALAGRDLVTRTMPGVVSGARLSLHAFASLVPAGILLQVALGEPLVTPELAQFGVLALCVAIGMAGYLTIVAATRLGDIAVVSSFRYSRMLFALFVGVAFFGERPGAATLIGVGVVIASGLFTLIREARLRAASQA from the coding sequence ATGTCCGCGGCCACGGACAGCCTGAAGGGCGCCGCGCTGATGGTGGCCGCCATGGCGTGTTTCACGGTGGAGGATGCACTGATCAAGGGCCTGTCGGGTGCCTTCGCCCCGGCGCAGATCGTCTGGATGCTGGGTCTGGGCGGGGCCGTGGCCTTCGTCGCCTGGCTGACGGTATCGGGTCAGGGCATCTGGTCGCCACACTATCTGCGCCCCCGTGTCCTGGCCCGTACGGGGTTCGAGGTGTTCGGAAGTTGCTGCTTCATCTCGGCGCTGGCCCTGATCCCGCTCTCGCTCGCCTCGGCGGTGATCCAGGCCACGCCGCTGGTCGTCGCGATGGGGGCGGCCGTCTTCCTGGGTGCGACGGTCGGCTGGCGTCGCTGGGCAGCCATCGGTTTCGGGTTCGCGGGCGTGCTTCTGATCATCCGACCGGGGGCGGCGGGGTTCGAACCGGCGGTGCTGCTGGCCGTCGCCGGCATGTTGGCCCTGGCCGGGCGCGACCTGGTGACGCGGACGATGCCGGGCGTGGTGTCCGGTGCACGGCTGTCGCTACATGCCTTCGCGTCGCTGGTGCCGGCGGGCATCCTGCTGCAGGTCGCGCTTGGCGAACCTCTCGTCACCCCGGAACTGGCGCAGTTCGGCGTTCTCGCGCTTTGTGTCGCGATCGGAATGGCGGGATACCTGACCATCGTCGCGGCGACCCGGTTGGGAGATATCGCCGTCGTCTCCTCGTTCCGCTACTCGCGAATGCTGTTCGCGCTCTTCGTCGGCGTGGCGTTCTTCGGCGAGCGTCCCGGTGCCGCGACCCTGATCGGGGTCGGCGTCGTGATCGCGTCGGGGCTCTTCACCTTGATCCGCGAGGCACGGCTGCGCGCCGCTTCCCAAGCGTAA
- a CDS encoding Fur family transcriptional regulator, with protein sequence MTTPSILDRCEAQGLRLTGQRRTVAQVLEASDDHPDVETIHARAAAVDPNISVATVYRTVKLFEESGLLERREFGDGRARYEDAERDHHDHLIDLQTGEVIEFVDPEIEALQERIAERLGYDLKGHRLELFGTKRHRDD encoded by the coding sequence ATGACGACGCCATCGATCCTCGACCGCTGCGAAGCGCAGGGCCTGCGCCTGACCGGGCAGCGCCGCACCGTGGCGCAGGTGCTGGAAGCGTCGGACGATCACCCCGATGTCGAGACGATCCACGCGCGGGCGGCGGCGGTGGATCCGAACATCTCGGTCGCGACCGTCTATCGCACCGTCAAGCTGTTCGAGGAATCGGGCCTCTTGGAGCGTCGGGAGTTCGGCGACGGACGCGCGCGATACGAAGACGCCGAACGGGACCATCACGACCACCTCATCGACTTGCAGACCGGAGAGGTGATCGAGTTCGTCGACCCCGAGATCGAGGCACTGCAGGAACGGATCGCGGAGCGTCTGGGCTACGACCTGAAGGGGCACAGGCTCGAGCTGTTCGGCACGAAGCGCCACCGCGATGACTGA